Proteins from one Ahaetulla prasina isolate Xishuangbanna chromosome 2, ASM2864084v1, whole genome shotgun sequence genomic window:
- the LOC131190202 gene encoding putative protein-lysine deacylase ABHD14B, producing MAAIQVTEETIIVGGQTLFSRQAKPTQQSPRLSLLLLHGIRFSSETWLNLQTLSKLAEAGYHAVAIDLPGFGRSKDAVAPAPVGEPAPGSFLKDVLEALKFDQAVVISPSLSGMYSLPFLFQHNHLLKAYIPVAPICTEKFPPTQYASVKTPALIVYGDQDVQLGEVSLNNLKNLPNHKIMMMKGAGHACYLDKPDEWHQRLLDFLKNIE from the exons ATGGCTGCCATACAGGTGACAGAGGAAACCATCATAGTGGGTGGGCAGACTCTGTTCTCCCGCCAGGCTAAACCTACACAACAGTCTCCTCGCCTTTCCCTCCTGCTGCTCCATGGCATTCGTTTTTCATCAGAGACGTGGCTCAACCTGCAGACTTtgtctaagttggcagaagctggatatCATGCTGTAGCTATTGATCTGCCAG GATTTGGTCGCTCTAAAGATGCTGTTGCTCCAGCTCCTGTTGGAGAGCCAGCACCAGGGAGTTTCTTGAAGGATGTCTTGGAGGCCCTGAAATTCGACCAAGCAGTTGTGATCAGTCCATCTCTCAGTGGCATGTATTCACTCCCATTCCTTTTTCAGCACAATCACCTTCTGAAGGCCTACATCCCAGTGGCTCCCATCTGCACAGAGAAGTTCCCTCCCACCCAATATGCCAGTGTCAAG ACACCAGCTCTCATTGTATACGGGGATCAAGATGTCCAACTGGGTGAAGTGAGTCTGAACAACTTGAAGAATTTACCTAATCACAAGATAATGATGATGAAAGGGGCAGGCCATGCCTGTTATCTTGACAAGCCAGATGAGTGGCACCAGAGGCTGCTGGATTTCCTGAAGAACATAGAGTAA